One Malaclemys terrapin pileata isolate rMalTer1 chromosome 21, rMalTer1.hap1, whole genome shotgun sequence DNA window includes the following coding sequences:
- the LOC128827517 gene encoding V-type proton ATPase catalytic subunit A-like, which translates to MEFSKLPRIEDVEKESVLGFVHGVSGPVVTASSMAGAAMYELVRVGHAELVGEIIRLEGDLATIQVYEETSGVCVGDPVLRTGKPLSVELGPGIMGSIFDGIQRPLKDITELTQSIYIPRGINIPALSQDVKWDFAPSQSIRVGSHVTGGDIYALVAENSLIKHKIMVPPRSRGTVTYVAPPGHYDISDVVLELDFEGVAERLTMLQVWPVRQIRPVTEKLPANYPLLTGQRVLDALFPCVQGGTTAIPGAFGCGKTVISQSLSKYSNSDVIIYVGCGERGNEMSEVLRDFPELTMEVDGKTETIMKRTALVANTSNMPVAAREASIYTGITLSEYFRDMGYHVSMMADSTSRWAEALREISGRLAEMPADSGYPAYLGARLASFYERAGRVKCLGNPEREGSVSIVGAVSPPGGDFSDPVTSATLGIVQVFWGLDKKLAQRKHFPSVNWLISYSKYMRALDEHYERHHPEFTALRTKAKEILQEEEDLAEIVQLVGKASLAESDKITLEVAKLIKDDFLQQNGYSSYDRFCPFYKTVGMLQNMIAFYDMAQHAVESTAQSENKITWAVIRESLGDIMYKLSSMKFKDPVKDGEAKIKADYAQLNEEMQNAFRGLED; encoded by the exons ATGGAGTTCTCCAAGCTGCCCAGGATAGAGGATGTGGAGAAGGAGAGCGTGCTGGGGTTTGTCCATGGCGTCTCTGGGCCAG TGGTCACTGCCAGCAGCATGGCCGGGGCCGCCATGTACGAGCTGGTGCGTGTGGGGCACGCCGAGCTGGTGGGTGAAATCATCCGTCTCGAGGGAGACCTGGCCACCATCCAGGTGTACGAAGAGACCT CGGGGGTCTGCGTGGGGGACCCGGTGCTGCGGACGGGGAAGCCGCTCTCGGTGGAGCTGGGCCCGGGCATCATGGGCTCCATCTTTGACGGCATCCAGCGCCCCTTGAAAGACATCACAGAGCTGACCCAGAGCATCTACATCCCCCGTGGCATCAACATCCCCGCCCTGTCCCAGGACGTCAAGTGGGACTTCGCCCCAAGCCAGAGCATCCGG GTCGGGAGTCATGTGACCGGCGGGGACATCTACGCCCTGGTGGCCGAGAACTCCCTCATCAAGCACAAGATCATGGTGCCACCCCGGAGCCGGGGCACCGTGACTTACGTCGCCCCGCCGGGGCACTATGACATCTCG GATGTGGTGCTGGAGCTGGACTTCGAGGGCGTGGCGGAGCGGCTCACCATGCTGCAGGTGTGGCCTGTGCGGCAGATCCGGCCTGTGACGGAGAAGCTCCCCGCCAACTACCCGCTGCTGACTGGCCAGAGGGTCCTGGACGCCCTCTTCCC GTGCGTTCAGGGCGGGACCACGGCCATCCCGGGGGCCTTCGGCTGCGGCAAGACGGTCATCTCGCAGTCGCTGTCCAAGTACTCCAACAGCGACGTCATCATCTACGTGGGCTGCGGTGAGCGCGGCAACGAGATGTCAGAGGTGCTGCGGGACTTCcctgag CTCACcatggaggtggatgggaagacgGAGACCATCATGAAGCGCACCGCGCTGGTGGCCAACACGTCCAACATGCCCGTGGCTGCCCGGGAGGCCTCCATCTACACAG GGATCACACTCTCGGAGTATTTCCGCGACATGGGCTACCACGTCAGCATGATGGCCGACTCCACCTCTCGCTGGGCCGAGGCGCTGCGCGAGATCTCCGGCCGGCTGGCGGAGATGCCTGCAG ACAGTGGGTACCCGGCCTACCTCGGCGCCCGCCTGGCGTCCTTCTACGAGCGTGCAGGACGGGTCAAGTGCCTGGGCAACCCGGAGCGGGAGGGGAGCGTCAGCATCGTCGGCGC GGTGTCCCCTCCGGGAGGTGACTTCTCCGACCCTGTGACCTCTGCGACCCTGGGGATTGTCCAG GTCTTCTGGGGGCTAGACAAGAAGCTGGCCCAGCGGAAGCACTTCCCCTCCGTGAACTGGCTCATCAGCTACAGCAAGTACATGCGGGCGCTGGACGAGCACTACGAGCGCCACCACCCTGAGTTCACCGCCCTGCGCACCAAGGCCAAGGAGatcctgcaggaggaggaggacctGGCCGAGATCGTGCAGCTGGTGGGcaag GCCTCCCTGGCTGAGTCTGACAAGATCACGCTGGAGGTGGCCAAGCTGATTAAGGACGACTTCCTGCAGCAGAATGGCTACTCCTCCTATGACAG GTTCTGCCCCTTCTACAAGACGGTGGGGATGTTGCAGAACATGATCGCCTTCTATGACATGGCCCAGCATGCGGTGGAGTCCACGGCCCAGTCTGAGAACAAGATCACCTGGGCCGTGATCCGTGAGAGCCTTGGGGACATCATGTACAAGCTGAGCTCCATGAAGTTCAAG GATCCGGTAAAGGATGGCGAAGCAAAGATTAAGGCCGATTACGCCCAGCTGAACGAGGAAATGCAGAACGCTTTCCGCGGCCTGGAGGACTGA